From the genome of Halomonas sp. MCCC 1A13316, one region includes:
- a CDS encoding M20 family metallo-hydrolase, whose amino-acid sequence MTVSIDGQRLWSSLMTMAEIGPSPNGGSHRLALTAEDAAGRRLLIEWCQTLGCTLRVDRVGNLFLRRAGKRDDLDPIGIGSHLDTQPKGGRFDGVLGVLAGLEAFRTLDDHGIVTERPLELVVWTNEEGSRFAPAMVASGTYAGAFSVESTLARRDRDGVTLGEALAVTGFAGDMAVGEPRLAGFLELHIEQGPILEENHEAIGVVTGVQGMRWFDVILHGQSSHAGPTPMRYRRDALAAAARLIDRLQGHALADPSGDTKVTCGTLEIDAASRNVVPGEVHLSIDLRHVDEGELDALEARFERELAAASEAFGVATHSERIWASPVVSFDSGCIDAVERAAKTRGVPYRRMMSGAGHDAVYVARVAPTAMIFIPCRDGISHNEAEYASPEHCALGAQVLCDAMLERANTLEASQ is encoded by the coding sequence ATGACGGTTTCCATCGATGGACAGCGGCTCTGGTCGAGCTTGATGACCATGGCCGAGATCGGCCCCAGCCCCAACGGCGGCAGTCACCGCTTGGCGTTGACCGCGGAAGACGCCGCCGGGCGTCGCCTGCTGATCGAGTGGTGCCAGACACTGGGCTGTACGCTGCGCGTCGATCGGGTCGGCAATCTGTTCCTGCGCCGCGCCGGTAAGCGTGACGATCTCGATCCGATTGGTATTGGCAGTCATCTGGACACTCAGCCCAAGGGCGGACGTTTCGACGGCGTGCTCGGTGTGCTGGCCGGTCTCGAAGCGTTCCGCACGCTCGACGATCACGGCATCGTCACCGAGCGGCCACTGGAACTGGTGGTGTGGACCAACGAAGAAGGCAGCCGCTTTGCACCGGCCATGGTCGCCTCCGGTACCTATGCGGGGGCATTCAGCGTCGAGTCGACCCTGGCACGCCGCGACCGTGATGGCGTGACCCTGGGCGAGGCGCTTGCGGTCACCGGTTTCGCTGGTGACATGGCTGTGGGTGAGCCGCGCCTGGCGGGCTTCCTCGAGCTGCATATCGAACAGGGGCCCATACTTGAGGAGAATCACGAAGCGATCGGCGTGGTGACCGGCGTGCAGGGCATGCGCTGGTTCGACGTCATCCTGCACGGGCAGTCCTCGCATGCCGGCCCCACACCGATGCGCTACCGTCGCGACGCGCTGGCTGCCGCGGCGCGCCTGATCGATCGCCTACAGGGCCATGCCCTGGCGGACCCCAGCGGGGATACCAAGGTCACCTGCGGTACCCTGGAAATCGACGCGGCATCGCGCAACGTGGTACCCGGCGAAGTGCACCTCTCCATCGACCTTCGCCATGTCGACGAGGGTGAGCTGGACGCTCTGGAAGCGCGCTTCGAGCGCGAACTGGCCGCCGCCAGCGAGGCCTTTGGCGTCGCGACGCACAGCGAACGCATCTGGGCCTCACCAGTGGTGAGTTTCGATAGCGGCTGCATCGACGCTGTGGAGAGAGCCGCCAAGACACGCGGCGTACCTTACCGGCGCATGATGAGCGGCGCCGGTCACGACGCCGTTTATGTGGCTCGGGTCGCGCCGACGGCGATGATCTTTATTCCCTGCCGTGACGGGATCAGCCACAACGAAGCGGAGTATGCTTCCCCAGAGCACTGCGCCCTGGGGGCTCAGGTGCTCTGCGACGCCATGCTGGAACGGGCCAATACCCTGGAGGCGAGCCAATGA
- a CDS encoding aminotransferase class III-fold pyridoxal phosphate-dependent enzyme: MTTTTTSARPAQSKRRYDAQAMWQKDKDHFIHPFTDFSQFHDKGCDLITDSDGIYVEDAHGNRFIDGIAGLWCVNVGHGRAEIGQAMAEQATRMAYFSTFNNLSNAPAAELAAKLAELAPAHLNHVFYSCGGSAANDATIRLVHYYFNRLGKPNKKRILSRNNAYHGTTYLAATLTGIESNNWDFDTLDHLVTHLSEANLYRRRSC, encoded by the coding sequence ATGACAACGACAACGACCTCCGCACGCCCCGCCCAATCGAAGCGGCGCTATGACGCCCAGGCAATGTGGCAGAAGGACAAGGACCATTTCATCCACCCTTTCACGGATTTCAGCCAGTTCCATGACAAGGGCTGCGACCTGATCACCGACAGTGACGGTATCTACGTGGAGGACGCCCATGGCAACCGCTTCATCGACGGCATTGCCGGCCTGTGGTGCGTCAACGTGGGCCACGGCCGCGCCGAGATCGGCCAGGCCATGGCGGAACAGGCGACCCGCATGGCCTATTTCTCCACTTTCAACAACCTCTCCAACGCCCCGGCGGCGGAGCTGGCCGCCAAGCTCGCCGAGCTGGCCCCGGCCCACCTCAATCATGTCTTCTACAGCTGTGGCGGCTCGGCAGCCAACGACGCCACCATCCGCCTGGTGCACTACTACTTCAATCGCCTGGGCAAACCAAACAAGAAACGCATCCTGTCGCGCAATAATGCCTACCACGGCACCACCTACCTGGCCGCCACCCTGACCGGCATCGAGAGCAACAACTGGGACTTCGATACCCTGGATCATCTGGTCACGCACCTTAGCGAAGCCAATCTCTATCGCCGGAGGTCGTGCTGA
- a CDS encoding agmatine deiminase family protein produces MLTWCDDESDPQHAICREALAVLESTTDAKGRKLRVHTLPQPGPLFIEEDEASGLDRLNSSHPRRPGDRMASSYVNFYVGNSVVVMPLLDPARDEQARGILQGLFAGRRVIGVPAREILLGGGNIHCITQQQPKARLT; encoded by the coding sequence GTGCTGACCTGGTGTGATGACGAGAGCGATCCCCAGCATGCCATCTGCCGAGAAGCCCTTGCCGTGCTGGAATCAACGACCGACGCCAAGGGGCGAAAGCTGCGCGTGCACACGCTGCCCCAACCCGGCCCGCTGTTCATCGAGGAGGACGAAGCCAGCGGCCTGGATCGCCTCAACAGCTCCCATCCGCGTCGTCCCGGGGATCGCATGGCGAGCTCCTACGTCAATTTCTATGTCGGCAACTCGGTGGTGGTCATGCCGCTACTGGACCCGGCCCGCGACGAACAGGCCCGCGGCATTCTTCAGGGGCTGTTTGCCGGCAGGCGAGTGATCGGCGTGCCGGCCCGGGAGATCCTGCTCGGCGGTGGCAATATTCACTGCATCACCCAGCAACAGCCCAAGGCTCGGCTGACGTGA
- a CDS encoding aldehyde dehydrogenase — translation MSRSPSPRTRDDWQALAEGLSLESRAFIDDAFVDAASGDTFESRNPATGEILAQVASCDEPDAERAVTTAREAFVGGEWSRLAPGKRKKVLLRLADLMEANKHELALIDTLDMGKPVSSSLGDMAGAIACLRYQAECIDKLYGEVAPTGEDSLALVLREPIGVVAAIVPWNFPLMMTAWKIAPALAAGNSVILKPSEKSPLSALRLASLAREAGLPRGVFQVLPGFGHTVGKALALSMQVDCLAFTGSTQVGKQLMQYAGQSNLKRVYLECGGKSPNLVFADCRDLDQVASHAAAAIFHNQGEVCIAGSRLLVENSIREEFVERVLKAAENMQPGDPLDPQSFMGAIVDETQHRRILEYIRQGVEEGARLRSGGKAIDGPGFFIPPTIFDGVTPAMSIGREEIFGPVLAVFGFDTEEEAVAMANDTPYGLAAGLWSQDIDRIMRVTRRLQSGQVFVNNWAGGDQTMPFGGVKQSGNGRDKSHHSLEEYSELKSVWMSLSL, via the coding sequence ATGAGCCGTTCGCCATCCCCCCGTACCCGAGACGACTGGCAGGCCCTGGCCGAGGGCCTGTCCCTGGAGAGCCGGGCCTTCATCGATGACGCCTTCGTCGATGCCGCCAGCGGTGACACCTTCGAATCGCGGAATCCGGCCACGGGCGAGATCCTGGCTCAGGTAGCGAGCTGTGATGAGCCCGACGCCGAACGCGCCGTGACAACGGCTCGTGAAGCCTTTGTCGGCGGCGAATGGTCTCGCCTGGCGCCAGGCAAGCGCAAGAAGGTGCTGCTGCGCCTGGCCGACCTGATGGAGGCCAACAAGCATGAGTTGGCATTGATCGACACCCTCGACATGGGCAAGCCGGTTTCCAGCTCGCTGGGCGACATGGCCGGTGCCATCGCCTGTCTACGCTACCAGGCCGAGTGCATCGACAAGCTCTACGGCGAGGTGGCGCCCACCGGCGAGGACTCCCTGGCGCTGGTGCTGCGCGAGCCGATCGGCGTGGTGGCGGCCATCGTGCCGTGGAACTTCCCGCTGATGATGACCGCCTGGAAGATCGCCCCGGCGCTGGCCGCGGGCAACAGCGTTATCCTGAAGCCCTCGGAGAAGTCGCCGCTCTCGGCGCTGCGGCTGGCGAGCCTGGCTCGTGAGGCGGGCCTTCCCCGCGGTGTGTTCCAGGTGCTGCCCGGCTTCGGTCATACCGTGGGCAAGGCCTTGGCACTCTCCATGCAGGTCGACTGCCTGGCCTTCACCGGCTCCACCCAGGTGGGCAAGCAGCTGATGCAATACGCCGGCCAGTCCAACCTCAAGCGGGTCTACCTGGAGTGCGGTGGCAAGTCACCCAACCTCGTCTTCGCCGACTGCAGGGACCTGGACCAGGTGGCGAGCCACGCGGCCGCGGCGATCTTCCACAACCAGGGCGAGGTGTGCATTGCCGGTTCGCGCCTGCTGGTGGAGAACTCGATCCGCGAGGAATTCGTCGAGCGCGTCCTGAAGGCGGCGGAGAACATGCAGCCCGGCGACCCGTTGGATCCGCAGAGCTTCATGGGCGCCATCGTCGACGAGACCCAGCATCGCCGTATTCTTGAATACATCCGCCAGGGCGTGGAGGAGGGCGCACGGCTGCGCAGCGGCGGGAAGGCCATCGACGGCCCGGGGTTCTTCATTCCACCGACCATCTTCGACGGCGTGACTCCGGCCATGTCCATCGGCCGCGAGGAGATCTTCGGCCCGGTGCTGGCGGTGTTCGGCTTCGACACGGAAGAGGAGGCCGTGGCCATGGCCAACGACACGCCCTACGGCCTCGCGGCTGGGCTGTGGAGTCAGGACATCGACCGCATCATGCGTGTCACCCGGCGTCTGCAGTCGGGCCAGGTATTCGTCAATAACTGGGCCGGTGGCGATCAGACCATGCCCTTTGGCGGAGTCAAGCAGTCGGGCAACGGCCGCGACAAGTCGCACCACAGCCTGGAGGAGTACTCCGAGCTCAAGAGCGTGTGGATGTCGCTGTCTCTATAG
- a CDS encoding aspartate aminotransferase family protein: MNTEAYRQLDREHHLHPFTDFKALGEEGSRIVTHAKGVYIHDSEGHRILDAMAGLWCVNLGYGREELVEAATVQLRELPYYNNFFKSTHPPAVKLAEALCRLAPSHMNRVFFTGSGSEANDTVLRMVRRYWTLEGKPDKQWVIARENSYHGSTVAGMSLGGMAPMHAQGGPTVPKIAHVRQPYWFGEGRLGEGGDGEERRFGPEAFGRECAAALEAKIQELGEENVAAFIAEPLQGAGGAIIPPASYWPAVKEVLARYNVLLVMDEVICGFGRLGEWFGSVYYDLEPDLMSIAKGLSSGYLPIGGVLVGDRVAETLIERGGEFVHGFTYSGHPVCAAVALKNLELMQAEGIVERVREDIGPYLFERWTTLAEHPLVGEARSLGLVGALELVADKTHGKRFAKDLAVGNLCRDISFDLGLVMRSVGDTMIISPPLVITRAEIDELVRLAGAALDETARRLAAREQADESTLREESRS; encoded by the coding sequence ATGAACACTGAGGCCTACCGCCAGCTGGATCGGGAGCACCACCTGCATCCTTTCACCGATTTCAAGGCACTGGGCGAGGAGGGCAGCCGTATCGTCACTCACGCTAAAGGTGTTTACATTCACGACAGCGAGGGCCATCGCATCCTCGACGCGATGGCCGGGCTGTGGTGCGTCAACCTGGGCTATGGCCGCGAAGAGCTGGTCGAGGCGGCCACCGTGCAGCTGCGCGAGCTGCCCTATTACAACAACTTCTTCAAGAGCACACACCCGCCAGCGGTGAAGCTGGCCGAGGCGCTGTGCCGGCTGGCTCCGTCGCATATGAACCGCGTCTTCTTCACCGGCTCGGGCTCCGAGGCCAACGACACCGTACTGCGCATGGTGCGCCGCTACTGGACACTCGAAGGCAAACCCGACAAGCAGTGGGTCATCGCTCGCGAGAACTCCTATCACGGCTCCACCGTGGCCGGCATGAGCCTCGGCGGCATGGCGCCGATGCATGCCCAGGGCGGCCCGACGGTGCCCAAGATCGCCCATGTGCGCCAGCCCTACTGGTTTGGGGAAGGGCGGCTTGGCGAGGGGGGCGACGGCGAGGAAAGGCGATTTGGCCCCGAGGCCTTCGGTCGCGAGTGTGCCGCAGCGCTCGAGGCCAAGATCCAGGAGCTTGGCGAGGAGAATGTCGCCGCCTTCATCGCCGAGCCGTTGCAGGGCGCCGGCGGTGCCATTATTCCGCCGGCGAGCTACTGGCCGGCGGTGAAGGAGGTACTGGCCAGGTACAACGTCCTGCTGGTAATGGACGAGGTGATCTGTGGTTTCGGCCGCCTAGGGGAGTGGTTCGGCAGCGTGTATTACGACCTCGAGCCCGACCTGATGTCGATTGCCAAGGGGCTCTCGTCCGGCTACCTACCGATCGGGGGCGTGCTGGTGGGCGATCGCGTTGCCGAGACGCTGATCGAGCGCGGCGGCGAATTTGTCCACGGCTTCACCTATTCGGGGCATCCGGTGTGCGCCGCCGTGGCGCTGAAGAACCTCGAGCTGATGCAGGCCGAGGGCATCGTCGAGCGGGTGCGAGAGGACATCGGCCCCTATCTCTTCGAGCGCTGGACCACCTTGGCCGAACATCCCCTGGTGGGGGAGGCGCGTTCGCTGGGCCTGGTCGGCGCGCTGGAGCTGGTCGCCGACAAGACCCATGGCAAGCGATTTGCTAAGGACCTTGCTGTAGGCAACCTGTGCCGTGACATCAGCTTTGACCTCGGTCTGGTGATGCGCTCGGTGGGTGATACGATGATCATTTCCCCGCCGCTGGTCATCACCCGTGCCGAAATCGATGAACTGGTGCGTCTGGCCGGAGCAGCACTGGACGAAACCGCGCGGCGGCTGGCCGCACGAGAGCAGGCGGATGAGTCAACTTTAAGAGAGGAGTCCCGATCATGA
- a CDS encoding gamma-glutamyl-gamma-aminobutyrate hydrolase family protein: MRARPLVGVIACRRDVEGHPAHMVTDKYLSALRAYGLAPVLLPVWQDAVDGDLPAHLDGLLLTGSYTNVEPCRYGAERAPENTLDDRHRDAAALAWIPAAIRRGLPLLGICRGFQELNVAYGGTLHQAVQNVPGLVDHREPDADYATRYAPAHDIEIHPHGCLVALYAELHSTVNSLHQQGIDRLGDGLRVEALAPDGLIEAISVSEATAFAMAVQWHPEWHPREHALYDALFDGFANACREHSADRAVAPQPLST, from the coding sequence ATGCGTGCCCGACCCCTGGTAGGCGTGATCGCCTGCCGGCGTGATGTGGAAGGCCACCCCGCCCATATGGTCACCGACAAGTACCTCTCCGCCCTGCGTGCCTATGGCCTGGCGCCAGTGCTGCTGCCGGTATGGCAGGACGCCGTGGATGGCGACCTGCCCGCACATCTGGACGGTCTATTGCTGACCGGCAGCTACACCAACGTCGAACCCTGCCGCTACGGCGCCGAGCGGGCGCCGGAAAACACTCTTGATGACCGGCACCGCGACGCCGCCGCACTGGCCTGGATTCCCGCTGCTATCCGGCGTGGTCTGCCGTTGCTGGGGATCTGCCGCGGCTTTCAGGAGCTCAACGTGGCCTATGGTGGCACGCTGCACCAGGCAGTACAGAACGTGCCCGGCCTAGTCGATCACCGCGAGCCGGACGCCGACTACGCGACTCGCTATGCCCCGGCACATGACATCGAGATTCACCCTCATGGCTGTCTGGTGGCGCTATATGCCGAGCTGCATTCGACGGTCAATTCGCTGCACCAGCAGGGCATCGACCGCTTGGGTGATGGGCTCAGGGTGGAGGCGCTGGCGCCGGATGGGCTGATCGAAGCGATCTCCGTGAGCGAAGCCACGGCCTTCGCTATGGCCGTGCAGTGGCATCCCGAATGGCACCCCCGGGAACATGCTCTCTACGACGCCCTTTTCGATGGGTTCGCCAACGCCTGCCGTGAACACAGCGCCGATCGTGCGGTTGCACCGCAGCCGCTCTCGACCTGA
- a CDS encoding glutamine synthetase family protein: MSSPADEARDFLDRNPDVDSVDLLISDLNGVLRGKRIPPDNLEKAFRDGVNLPASVFALDILGNTIEATGLGLSIGDSDRVCRPVSGSLMPSPWLRNGRQAQLLMTMTEADGAPFFADPRQVLARVLERLRHAGLTPVVAVEMEFSLVDRRRDALGMVQPPCSPATGERAAQSQLYSINELDEYAELLEEIHAAARTQQLPLDTALKECAPGQFEINLIHCDDALAASDSAVMLKRLIKGVALHHGFEATFMAKPYGQEAGNGTHVHISLLDEAGNNVFAAADEAPLGTPLLQHAVAGLLELMPPSMALFAPNLNSFRRFQPGLYVPMAPTWGYDNRSVALRIPSGPNAARRIEHRVAGADVNPYLLLATLLGAIDHGLQQRLTPPPAITGNAYEQVAPSLTNSWCRALDLLEQSEPLAEALGADFLAVFLANRRAEREQAMQSVSKLEYDWYLRHV, encoded by the coding sequence ATGTCCTCCCCTGCCGATGAAGCCCGCGACTTCCTCGACCGTAATCCCGACGTGGACAGCGTCGACCTGCTGATCAGCGACTTGAACGGCGTGCTGCGTGGCAAGCGCATTCCCCCCGACAACCTCGAGAAGGCCTTCCGTGACGGGGTCAACCTGCCAGCCTCGGTGTTCGCGCTGGATATCCTGGGCAACACCATCGAGGCCACGGGCCTGGGCCTCTCAATCGGCGACAGCGACCGGGTCTGCCGCCCAGTGTCGGGCAGCCTGATGCCGAGCCCCTGGCTGCGCAACGGCCGCCAGGCGCAGCTGCTAATGACCATGACCGAGGCCGACGGGGCGCCCTTCTTCGCCGACCCCCGCCAGGTGCTCGCCCGGGTGCTGGAGCGCTTGCGTCACGCCGGACTGACGCCGGTGGTGGCCGTGGAGATGGAGTTCAGCCTTGTCGACCGCCGCCGCGATGCCCTGGGCATGGTCCAGCCGCCCTGCTCGCCAGCGACCGGCGAGCGCGCCGCGCAGAGCCAGCTCTATTCGATCAACGAGCTCGACGAATATGCTGAGTTGCTCGAGGAGATCCATGCTGCCGCACGGACCCAGCAGCTGCCGCTGGACACCGCCCTCAAGGAGTGCGCCCCGGGACAGTTCGAGATCAACCTGATCCACTGCGATGATGCCCTCGCGGCCAGCGATAGCGCGGTGATGCTCAAGCGCCTGATCAAGGGAGTGGCCTTGCACCATGGTTTCGAGGCCACCTTCATGGCCAAGCCCTATGGGCAGGAGGCCGGCAACGGCACCCACGTCCATATCAGCCTGCTCGACGAGGCGGGGAACAACGTCTTCGCGGCCGCGGATGAAGCCCCGCTCGGCACACCGCTGCTGCAGCACGCCGTGGCCGGGCTGCTCGAGCTGATGCCTCCCTCCATGGCGCTCTTCGCCCCCAACCTCAACTCCTTCCGCCGCTTCCAGCCCGGACTCTATGTGCCCATGGCTCCGACCTGGGGCTACGACAACCGCTCGGTGGCGCTGCGTATCCCCTCGGGGCCAAATGCGGCACGGCGCATCGAGCACCGCGTGGCCGGCGCCGACGTCAACCCCTATCTGCTGCTGGCGACCCTGCTCGGCGCCATCGACCACGGTTTGCAGCAGCGCTTGACGCCGCCGCCCGCCATCACCGGCAATGCCTATGAGCAGGTGGCGCCCAGCCTGACCAACAGCTGGTGCCGGGCCCTGGACCTGCTGGAGCAGAGCGAGCCCTTGGCCGAGGCACTGGGCGCAGACTTCCTCGCGGTCTTCCTGGCCAACCGACGAGCCGAGCGGGAACAGGCCATGCAGTCTGTCAGCAAGCTCGAGTACGATTGGTACCTGCGCCACGTGTGA
- a CDS encoding GntR family transcriptional regulator → MELQTQGEGFSPDTAATRLHRELRKRLCEGDFAPGDLISIRRIATEYGTSAMPAREALRWLVTEGALVFSDSRKIRVPELSRERFHEVLFARKSLETELSRQAFPWLNAEDLAALESIDTRINAAIEAGDMQAYMRGNHRFHFLIYRRSRSRVLLPLVELLWLQYGPSMRQIGTRWGASSIADDHHRDVTQALSRGDREGFCNAIAADIEQGMRLLE, encoded by the coding sequence ATGGAGCTACAGACACAGGGCGAAGGGTTCTCGCCGGATACCGCCGCCACTCGGCTGCATCGAGAGCTGCGGAAGAGGCTCTGCGAGGGGGATTTTGCGCCGGGAGACCTGATCTCGATACGCCGTATCGCCACCGAGTACGGGACCAGCGCGATGCCCGCCCGTGAGGCCTTGCGCTGGCTGGTGACAGAGGGGGCACTGGTCTTCTCCGACAGCCGCAAGATCCGGGTCCCCGAACTGAGTCGCGAGCGCTTTCACGAGGTGCTGTTTGCACGCAAGAGCCTCGAGACCGAACTCTCCCGCCAAGCCTTCCCCTGGCTGAACGCCGAGGATCTGGCTGCGCTCGAGAGCATCGATACACGGATCAATGCGGCCATCGAAGCAGGCGATATGCAGGCGTACATGCGTGGCAATCATCGCTTCCACTTCCTGATCTATCGACGCAGCCGCTCCCGGGTCCTGCTGCCCCTGGTCGAGCTCCTCTGGCTGCAGTACGGGCCCAGCATGCGACAGATCGGCACTCGCTGGGGCGCATCAAGCATCGCTGATGACCATCATCGCGACGTGACACAGGCCCTGTCCCGGGGAGACAGGGAGGGATTCTGCAACGCCATTGCCGCCGATATCGAACAGGGAATGCGCCTCCTCGAATAA
- a CDS encoding NAD(P)/FAD-dependent oxidoreductase, with protein sequence MSQSRPPSYYSASVIRESDYPVLEGNHRVDVAIVGGGFTGVAMAVELSERGYRVAVIEANKIGWGASGRNGGQVTGSLSGEDAMRRQMCRTLGDEAADFIWDLRWRGQRIIRERVEKYAIPCDLKHGHLQAAYQPSHLKALRRDYEASQSHWIGEHVHWLDKAEVEEVLGTRLYHGAIRNDYNMHLHPLNLCLGEAQAAASLGARIFEASPVVEVVHGETPAVIGEHGRVEADSVILAGNAYHHLERRRLGGKLFPASLGIVTTAPLDEATANAINPQDLAVYDTRFVLDYYRLTADRRLLFGGGANYSGRTSADIAAELRPRLEHTFPQLEGVALDFQWQGLAGIVINRVPMLGKLSPHVYYAQGYSGHGIATSHLVGEILAEAIDGSLREFDAFADVRHWRVPFSDRLGNTLLAAGMWYYQLLERLR encoded by the coding sequence ATGTCCCAATCGCGCCCCCCTTCCTACTACTCCGCGTCCGTCATCAGGGAATCTGACTACCCCGTCCTCGAGGGCAACCACCGTGTCGACGTCGCCATCGTGGGTGGCGGCTTCACGGGCGTGGCCATGGCCGTCGAGCTAAGCGAGCGGGGCTATCGGGTCGCGGTAATCGAGGCGAACAAGATCGGCTGGGGGGCCAGTGGGCGCAACGGCGGCCAGGTCACCGGGAGCTTGTCCGGCGAGGATGCCATGCGCCGCCAGATGTGTCGCACCCTCGGCGATGAGGCCGCCGACTTCATCTGGGACCTGCGCTGGCGCGGTCAGCGCATCATCCGTGAACGTGTCGAGAAGTACGCTATTCCCTGCGACCTCAAGCACGGCCATCTTCAGGCGGCCTACCAGCCGAGCCACCTGAAGGCATTGCGTCGGGACTACGAAGCCTCCCAGTCCCACTGGATCGGCGAACATGTCCATTGGCTGGACAAGGCAGAGGTCGAAGAGGTGCTCGGCACGCGGCTCTACCATGGTGCCATCCGCAACGACTACAACATGCACCTCCACCCCCTGAACCTCTGCCTGGGCGAGGCCCAAGCAGCGGCAAGCCTGGGGGCCAGGATCTTCGAGGCGTCCCCTGTGGTGGAGGTGGTACATGGTGAAACCCCCGCCGTCATCGGCGAACATGGCCGCGTTGAAGCCGATAGCGTGATCCTGGCCGGCAACGCCTACCACCACCTCGAGCGCCGGCGGCTCGGCGGCAAGCTCTTCCCCGCCTCGCTCGGCATCGTCACGACCGCCCCGCTGGACGAGGCCACCGCCAACGCGATCAACCCCCAGGACCTGGCCGTCTACGATACTCGCTTCGTGCTCGACTACTACCGCCTCACCGCTGACAGGCGGCTACTCTTTGGAGGCGGAGCCAACTACTCGGGAAGGACATCAGCCGACATTGCCGCCGAGCTGCGCCCGCGGCTGGAGCATACCTTTCCTCAACTCGAGGGCGTGGCGCTCGACTTCCAGTGGCAGGGACTCGCCGGGATCGTGATCAACCGCGTGCCGATGCTCGGCAAGCTCTCCCCCCATGTCTACTACGCCCAGGGCTACTCGGGACACGGCATCGCCACCTCGCATCTCGTTGGCGAGATCCTCGCCGAGGCGATCGACGGCAGCCTTCGGGAGTTCGATGCCTTCGCCGATGTCCGTCACTGGCGCGTCCCGTTCAGCGACCGCCTCGGTAACACCCTGCTGGCTGCCGGCATGTGGTACTACCAGCTGCTGGAACGCCTGCGCTGA